One window from the genome of Streptomyces sp. NBC_01476 encodes:
- a CDS encoding SpoIIE family protein phosphatase — translation MGAEGEGEARTGALLDNLRVAVVMLDTSGRVLLWSPLAEDVLGWAGEHIVGRRVTGLLGGEREAEAESILGELLRTGRWDGILALRHRDGHTVHVETRASLLVDGDGRPFVLASIVETSRLRTLEHDLAALDSLFDASPLGVAIFDRELRYVRINEALASMNGIPAADHLGRTVRDVLGPTFAEELTELQRNVLVTGRPVIDLVAVAPGGKGFRSLSYHRLVDRSGRVLGISATVMDVTERVRDATKAERARHRLTLLDELGSRIAGELDVRRAVEALASAVVPTFADYSGVILHAGIDEGGELPTMPYSESRPMRQLGVAAVHWGPEVSRMLRVGSTVTFTPKSVFGTVLTTGEPRLISSAEEILGATTYPDDPRALAAVELGITSILVLPLRARGVVLGLLVVSRGRGREAFDHDDLALAMEIADRAGTALDNARLYVREREGALMLQRSLLPQLVPEPPGVAIAFRYVPAGSGAEVGGDWFDVIPLAGGRIAFVVGDVMGHGLGAAATMGRLRTAVRTLAGLDMPPDELLRRVNDLGDDLAQSQVEGWMATAVYAVYDPSTRRCAIAQAGHLPPVLVEQGDPDRCEARLLDLPTGVPLGVGGERFETTELDVPDGAVLVLYTDGLVEARGQDLSTGLDRLRDSLCRRLDSLEEACDEVLDSMDPGREPDDVALLMARLGGLPAGSTAAWTFPAEAGAVRLARRRVRDTLVEWGLAPLSDVTVLLVSELVTNSLRYAHGPIGVRMVRGTSLLVEVSDPLPDPPRERVAADDDEGGRGLQLVAGASRRWGTRHGPLGKTVWFELALP, via the coding sequence ATGGGTGCGGAAGGCGAGGGGGAGGCGCGCACCGGGGCGCTGCTGGACAATCTGCGCGTCGCGGTGGTGATGCTCGACACCAGCGGACGCGTCCTGCTCTGGAGCCCCCTCGCGGAGGACGTCCTGGGGTGGGCCGGGGAGCACATCGTCGGGCGCCGGGTCACCGGACTGCTCGGCGGAGAGCGCGAGGCGGAGGCCGAGAGCATCCTCGGGGAACTGCTCAGGACCGGCCGGTGGGACGGGATCCTGGCGCTGCGGCACCGCGACGGGCACACCGTGCACGTCGAGACCCGGGCCAGCCTGCTGGTGGACGGCGACGGCCGCCCCTTCGTGCTCGCCTCGATCGTGGAGACCAGCAGGCTGCGCACCCTGGAGCACGACCTCGCCGCCCTGGACTCGCTCTTCGACGCCTCCCCGCTGGGCGTGGCCATCTTCGACCGGGAACTGCGCTACGTACGCATCAACGAGGCCCTCGCCTCGATGAACGGCATTCCGGCCGCCGACCACCTGGGCCGCACCGTGCGGGACGTGCTCGGCCCCACCTTCGCCGAGGAACTGACCGAGCTGCAGCGCAACGTCCTGGTCACCGGGCGCCCGGTGATCGACCTGGTCGCGGTCGCCCCCGGCGGCAAGGGCTTCCGGTCGCTGTCGTACCACCGGCTGGTCGACCGGTCGGGGCGGGTGCTGGGCATCAGCGCCACCGTGATGGACGTGACCGAACGGGTCAGGGACGCCACCAAGGCCGAACGCGCCCGGCACCGGCTGACCCTTCTGGACGAGCTGGGCTCACGGATCGCCGGCGAGCTGGACGTGCGCCGGGCGGTCGAAGCGCTCGCCTCGGCCGTCGTCCCCACCTTCGCCGACTACTCCGGGGTGATCCTGCACGCCGGGATCGACGAGGGCGGCGAGCTGCCCACCATGCCGTACAGCGAGAGCCGCCCGATGCGCCAGCTCGGGGTTGCCGCGGTGCACTGGGGGCCGGAGGTGAGCCGGATGCTGCGGGTCGGCAGCACCGTCACCTTCACCCCGAAGTCGGTCTTCGGCACCGTGCTCACCACCGGCGAGCCGCGGCTGATCTCGTCCGCCGAGGAGATCCTGGGCGCGACGACCTACCCCGACGACCCCCGCGCGCTCGCCGCCGTGGAGCTGGGCATCACCTCGATACTGGTGCTGCCGCTGCGCGCCCGCGGTGTGGTGCTGGGGCTGCTGGTGGTCAGCCGGGGCCGCGGCAGGGAGGCGTTCGACCACGACGACCTGGCGCTGGCGATGGAGATCGCCGACCGGGCCGGCACCGCGCTGGACAACGCCCGCCTCTACGTACGCGAGCGCGAGGGCGCGCTGATGCTGCAGCGCAGCCTGCTGCCCCAGCTGGTGCCGGAGCCGCCCGGCGTGGCCATCGCCTTCCGTTACGTGCCGGCCGGCAGCGGCGCCGAGGTGGGCGGCGACTGGTTCGACGTGATCCCGCTGGCCGGCGGCCGGATCGCCTTCGTGGTCGGGGACGTGATGGGCCACGGCCTGGGCGCCGCCGCCACCATGGGCCGGCTGCGGACCGCGGTACGGACCCTGGCCGGCCTGGACATGCCGCCGGACGAACTGCTGCGCCGGGTCAACGACCTCGGCGACGACCTCGCCCAGAGCCAGGTCGAGGGGTGGATGGCCACCGCCGTCTACGCGGTCTACGACCCCTCCACCCGCCGCTGCGCCATCGCCCAGGCGGGCCACCTGCCGCCGGTGCTGGTCGAGCAGGGCGACCCCGACCGCTGCGAGGCCCGGCTGCTCGACCTGCCCACCGGGGTGCCGCTGGGCGTCGGCGGCGAGCGCTTCGAGACCACCGAACTGGACGTACCCGACGGCGCGGTTCTGGTGCTCTACACCGACGGCCTGGTGGAGGCCCGCGGCCAGGATCTCAGCACCGGCCTCGACCGGCTGCGCGACTCCCTCTGCCGGCGCCTGGACTCGCTGGAGGAGGCCTGCGACGAGGTGCTGGACAGCATGGATCCGGGCCGGGAGCCGGACGACGTGGCCCTGCTGATGGCCAGGCTCGGCGGGCTGCCGGCCGGCTCCACCGCGGCCTGGACCTTCCCCGCCGAGGCAGGTGCGGTACGACTGGCGCGCCGCCGCGTCCGTGACACTCTGGTGGAGTGGGGCCTGGCCCCGCTGTCGGATGTCACAGTGCTGCTGGTCAGCGAACTGGTCACCAATTCGCTCCGGTACGCGCACGGCCCGATCGGAGTCCGGATGGTACGGGGCACCTCACTGCTCGTGGAGGTCTCGGACCCGCTGCCGGATCCGCCGCGCGAGCGGGTGGCGGCCGATGACGACGAGGGCGGCCGGGGTCTGCAACTGGTGGCCGGAGCGTCACGGCGGTGGGGGACGCGGCACGGGCCACTGGGCAAGACGGTCTGGTTCGAACTGGCGCTGCCGTGA
- a CDS encoding (deoxy)nucleoside triphosphate pyrophosphohydrolase produces the protein MVGGALLHEGRLLAARRTAPAELAGRWELPGGKVEEGESERGALVRELREELGVSVLPLERVPGEWGLPAGRVLRVWTAAIVAGGTPRALQDHDLLRWVSAAESAELDWLEADRDAVAWVRDRL, from the coding sequence GTGGTGGGCGGCGCACTGCTGCACGAGGGGCGGCTGCTGGCCGCACGCCGGACGGCTCCGGCGGAGCTGGCCGGGCGGTGGGAGCTGCCCGGCGGGAAGGTCGAGGAGGGGGAGAGCGAGCGGGGCGCCCTCGTACGGGAGCTGCGCGAGGAGCTGGGGGTCTCCGTGCTGCCCCTGGAGCGGGTGCCGGGGGAGTGGGGGCTGCCCGCCGGGCGGGTGCTGCGGGTCTGGACCGCGGCGATCGTCGCCGGGGGTACGCCCCGCGCACTGCAGGACCACGACCTGCTCCGCTGGGTTTCCGCGGCGGAGTCGGCGGAGCTCGACTGGCTCGAAGCGGACCGCGACGCCGTCGCCTGGGTCCGCGACCGCCTCTGA
- a CDS encoding GntR family transcriptional regulator, translated as MAFGEQPAYLRVAEDLRRKILDGTLPPHARLPSQARIRTEYGVSDTVALEARKVLMAEGFVEGRSGSGTYVRERPRQRRIVRSGYRPSGVPTVFRQEQADEASEGTWESRSVQDVASVEVAERLGIAPGDRVMRTQYLLRAAGEPAMLSTSWEPLALTARTPVLLPEEGPVGGQGVVPRMAAIDILVDHMAEEVAARPGLAEETAALGGVPGHIVIEIRRTYYASGRPVETADVVIPAERYRAVYHLPVR; from the coding sequence GTGGCCTTCGGTGAGCAGCCCGCCTACCTTCGTGTTGCGGAGGACCTGCGGCGGAAGATCCTCGACGGAACGCTGCCGCCGCACGCCCGGCTGCCGTCACAGGCCCGCATCCGCACCGAGTACGGCGTCTCCGACACGGTGGCGCTGGAAGCACGCAAGGTGCTGATGGCCGAGGGGTTCGTGGAGGGGCGTTCCGGCTCCGGCACGTATGTCCGCGAGCGGCCCCGGCAGCGCCGGATCGTCCGCAGCGGCTACCGGCCGTCCGGCGTCCCCACCGTCTTCCGGCAGGAGCAGGCCGACGAGGCCAGCGAGGGCACCTGGGAGTCGCGCAGCGTGCAGGACGTCGCCTCGGTGGAGGTGGCGGAGCGGCTGGGCATCGCGCCAGGCGACCGGGTGATGCGCACGCAGTACCTGCTGCGGGCCGCCGGTGAGCCGGCCATGCTCTCCACCTCGTGGGAGCCGCTGGCGCTCACCGCCCGTACGCCGGTGCTGCTGCCCGAGGAGGGGCCTGTCGGCGGACAGGGGGTGGTGCCGCGGATGGCGGCGATCGACATCCTGGTGGACCACATGGCCGAGGAGGTCGCCGCGCGCCCGGGGCTCGCCGAGGAGACGGCGGCGCTCGGGGGCGTGCCGGGGCACATCGTCATCGAGATCCGGCGCACGTATTACGCCTCCGGGCGCCCGGTGGAGACGGCGGACGTGGTGATCCCGGCGGAGCGGTACCGGGCGGTGTACCACTTGCCGGTGCGCTGA
- a CDS encoding PspA/IM30 family protein codes for MTKQTILGRVAQLARANLNALLDQAEDPQKMIDQLIRDYTDNIAEAEEAVAGTIGSLRLMEQDHAEDVAAAAEWGGKARAASRKADELRTAGSAAEADRFDNLARIALGRQLQSEQEAATAAPAIAAQNEVVGKLRSGLDQMKEKLNQLQGRRDELVARSRSAHAQNQLLDAIKSVDVLDPTSELGRFEDKVRREEARAAGRQELAASSLDAQFESLDALSDTAEIDARLARLKTGAA; via the coding sequence GCAGAGGACCCGCAGAAGATGATCGACCAGCTGATCCGCGACTACACCGACAACATCGCCGAGGCCGAGGAGGCGGTCGCGGGCACCATCGGCAGCCTCCGGCTGATGGAGCAGGACCATGCCGAGGACGTGGCCGCCGCCGCCGAGTGGGGCGGCAAGGCGCGGGCCGCCAGCCGCAAGGCGGACGAGCTGCGGACCGCGGGCAGCGCCGCCGAGGCCGACCGCTTCGACAACCTCGCCAGGATCGCGCTGGGCCGCCAGCTCCAGTCCGAGCAGGAGGCCGCCACCGCGGCGCCTGCCATCGCCGCGCAGAACGAGGTCGTCGGCAAGCTCAGGAGCGGCCTGGACCAGATGAAGGAGAAGCTGAACCAGCTCCAGGGCCGACGGGACGAGCTGGTGGCCCGGTCGCGTTCCGCGCACGCGCAGAACCAGCTGCTGGACGCGATCAAGAGCGTCGACGTCCTCGACCCCACCAGTGAACTGGGCCGGTTCGAGGACAAGGTGCGGCGCGAGGAGGCCAGGGCGGCGGGCAGGCAGGAGCTGGCCGCGTCCTCGCTCGACGCCCAGTTCGAGTCGCTCGACGCGCTCTCCGACACCGCCGAGATCGACGCCCGGCTGGCCCGGCTGAAGACCGGAGCGGCGTAG
- a CDS encoding glycoside hydrolase family 18 protein, with amino-acid sequence MRRRILGRMAATAATLSLVAVLPALTGGSSAQAHDGRGHSAPAPANPAYKNVGYFTQWGIYARNYQVKNVETSGTAAKLTHLNYAFANIGADGKCFEANVAGEGDAWADYQHPVDAATSVDGTADTAEQPLAGNFNQLRELKAKNPKLKVLISIGGWGWSTNFSNAALTPASRTALVASCLDIFIKGNLPLLDGKGGPGSAAGLFDGVDIDWEWPASSGDVDTVYRPQDKKNFTALAAEFRKQLDAYGRSKHKHYDLSAFLPAAPAKIDAGFEVKKIFKYLDFGTVQGYDFHGPYEATTNQQSALKAPRDTPVPNDFSDTQAVGDWLHRGAPARRLVLGIPFYGQGWTGVPDGGTAGLFQPSTGPAPATWQAGNEDYHALKALAQSGTYAVHRDTKDGFAWLYDGTNFWTYDDPQVVTQKTAYIKKQHLGGAMAWSLDGDTSDGELMTAIDTGLNPPPPHHGHH; translated from the coding sequence ATGCGTCGAAGAATCCTCGGCCGTATGGCCGCGACGGCCGCCACGCTCTCCCTGGTCGCCGTCCTTCCCGCCCTCACCGGCGGCAGCTCCGCGCAAGCCCACGACGGCCGGGGGCACTCCGCGCCCGCGCCCGCCAACCCGGCCTACAAGAACGTCGGTTACTTCACCCAGTGGGGCATCTACGCCCGCAACTACCAGGTGAAGAACGTCGAGACCTCCGGCACCGCGGCCAAACTCACCCACCTCAACTACGCGTTCGCCAACATCGGCGCCGACGGCAAGTGCTTCGAGGCCAATGTCGCGGGCGAGGGTGACGCCTGGGCCGACTACCAGCACCCGGTGGACGCCGCCACCTCGGTGGACGGCACCGCCGACACCGCCGAGCAGCCGCTGGCAGGCAACTTCAACCAGCTGCGTGAACTCAAGGCGAAGAACCCCAAGTTGAAGGTGCTGATCTCGATCGGCGGCTGGGGCTGGTCCACCAACTTCTCCAACGCGGCGCTGACACCCGCCTCCCGCACCGCACTTGTCGCCTCCTGCCTGGACATCTTCATCAAGGGCAACCTGCCGCTGCTCGACGGCAAGGGCGGCCCCGGCTCGGCGGCCGGCCTCTTCGACGGCGTCGACATCGACTGGGAGTGGCCCGCCTCCTCCGGTGACGTGGACACCGTCTACCGGCCCCAGGACAAGAAGAACTTCACCGCGCTGGCGGCCGAGTTCCGCAAGCAGCTGGACGCGTACGGCCGCAGCAAGCACAAGCACTACGACCTCAGCGCGTTCCTGCCCGCCGCCCCGGCGAAGATCGACGCGGGCTTCGAGGTCAAGAAGATCTTCAAGTACCTCGACTTCGGCACCGTCCAGGGCTACGACTTCCACGGCCCGTACGAGGCCACCACCAACCAGCAGTCCGCGCTGAAGGCACCCCGCGACACCCCGGTGCCCAACGACTTCAGCGACACCCAGGCGGTCGGCGACTGGCTGCACCGCGGCGCCCCGGCCCGCCGGCTCGTCCTCGGCATACCGTTCTACGGCCAGGGCTGGACCGGCGTCCCCGACGGCGGCACGGCCGGCCTCTTCCAGCCCTCCACCGGCCCGGCGCCGGCCACCTGGCAGGCCGGCAACGAGGACTACCACGCGCTGAAAGCCCTTGCCCAGTCCGGCACTTACGCCGTGCACCGGGACACCAAGGACGGCTTCGCCTGGCTCTACGACGGCACCAACTTCTGGACCTACGACGACCCGCAGGTGGTCACCCAGAAGACGGCGTACATCAAGAAGCAGCACCTCGGCGGTGCGATGGCGTGGTCGCTGGACGGTGACACCTCCGACGGTGAGCTGATGACCGCGATCGACACCGGGCTCAACCCGCCGCCCCCGCACCACGGCCACCACTGA
- a CDS encoding DUF4190 domain-containing protein, with translation MDIPPPPPPPPSPDGTPPYGAKPDGPPPPPPPPPSYETNGPYGGLPQYGQPQGPYGQQVPPQQPYGQTAPGGPPPYPGGPYGAPAGYGYPPQPQGWYAPRPTNGLAIASLVTALLCIPLVGLILGIFGLRQVNRRGDRGKGLAISGIVIGSVGTLVTALVVVLGVIGALDEGNTHVADINAGQCFNTVHSSLSDYGDEGTRSTTVDVVPCDQKHDAEAYRVFPLDPGDDGGYPGVDAISRTASDSCARYADDYLGDATLPAGMDIYYYMPPEDGWRRGDRDVTCFFGSRSGKVTGTVKDAANGDGSGIGV, from the coding sequence GTGGACATACCGCCGCCGCCTCCGCCCCCGCCGTCCCCCGACGGCACGCCGCCCTACGGCGCCAAGCCGGACGGCCCGCCCCCGCCGCCTCCGCCGCCCCCGTCCTACGAGACGAACGGGCCGTACGGGGGTCTGCCGCAGTACGGACAGCCGCAGGGCCCGTACGGACAGCAGGTGCCGCCGCAGCAGCCGTACGGCCAGACCGCCCCCGGCGGGCCGCCGCCGTACCCCGGCGGGCCGTACGGTGCTCCCGCCGGGTACGGCTATCCGCCGCAGCCCCAGGGCTGGTACGCCCCGCGGCCGACCAACGGGCTGGCCATCGCCTCGCTGGTGACGGCGCTGCTCTGCATCCCGCTGGTCGGCCTGATCCTCGGCATCTTCGGCCTGCGGCAGGTCAACCGCCGTGGTGACCGGGGCAAGGGGCTGGCCATCTCGGGCATCGTGATCGGCAGCGTCGGCACCCTGGTGACCGCGCTGGTGGTCGTGCTCGGCGTGATCGGCGCCCTGGACGAGGGCAATACCCATGTCGCGGACATCAACGCCGGGCAGTGCTTCAACACCGTGCACAGCTCGCTCTCCGACTACGGCGACGAGGGCACCCGCTCCACCACGGTCGATGTGGTGCCGTGCGACCAGAAGCACGACGCGGAGGCGTACCGGGTCTTCCCGCTCGACCCGGGCGACGACGGCGGCTACCCGGGGGTGGACGCCATCTCCCGCACCGCTTCCGACAGTTGTGCGCGTTACGCCGACGACTACCTCGGTGACGCCACCTTGCCGGCCGGGATGGACATCTACTACTACATGCCGCCCGAGGACGGGTGGCGGCGGGGCGACCGCGATGTGACCTGCTTCTTCGGCAGCCGGTCGGGCAAGGTCACCGGCACGGTGAAGGACGCGGCGAACGGCGACGGCTCCGGCATCGGGGTCTGA
- a CDS encoding SPOR domain-containing protein: protein MAELMWVLIRHDGGANRYRVGRYATRAEAERVADALGSRAGAGRVYLIERIAGQRAAPA from the coding sequence ATGGCCGAGTTGATGTGGGTACTGATACGGCACGACGGTGGCGCCAATCGGTACCGGGTGGGGCGGTACGCGACGCGGGCGGAGGCGGAGCGGGTCGCCGACGCGCTCGGCAGCCGGGCCGGCGCGGGGCGGGTCTACCTGATCGAGCGGATCGCCGGCCAGCGGGCGGCGCCGGCGTGA
- a CDS encoding SpoIIE family protein phosphatase, which translates to MSDRPAGAVPPGDDSGAGGAGDGGRVDGVDSAAGIGGADGLDSADGPGSADGADGADGLDEAGGTRNGVWQSSPPGSLYDYIRVASFALDRYGRIDQWSHRAEEFFGVSSAEALGQDPIAAFAPPDVQRRGHERLAQILDGREWNGLVPYKDASGGEGLAEVYVMPANEGALCIAVDVATLRQIETDLAASQAIFGQSPMGFVLFDTRLRLIRVNERFATVFGRAAEEHRGRGPHDFLSRVEADRLTAALRQVLETGEAVLDMPLVGTVPGDPTRRRWSMSLYRLHSGSGRPIGVAGLAMDVTGRQRAEREAAHARRNLALLNEAGSRIGTSLDLETTARELLDVAVPHFCDLASVDLYQALLSGEEDLTGTGTTDGSGELRRVAFASAVSDAPVAMAGDDDVIPADGPVSVGAVHRYRFGSASARALRTAQAQVLDSDGQVGEHGSPLVQSTLVVPMVARDTVLGLVQFSRAKGSEPFTGRDRMLAEELAARAAIFIDNARLYRREHERALILQRSLLPPDDPEAVGLDIACRYLPGSMETEVGGDWFDVIELPGHRTALVVGDVMGRGLRAAVAMGELRTAVRTLAMLDLEPAEVLGALDEVVAGLGAPAHGGTRRAKERGDADLAEVYLATCIYVVYDSVTRRCTIANAGHLPPVVVEPGETPLLLEVPRGVPLGVGGEPFEETEVELTDGALLALYTDGLVESRSHPLDEGLDAFRDSLAGPARPLEDICDHVLATLDTAHGEDDIALLMARIDGLPADKVGDWTLEPQPTSVARARELAHDQLLDWGLDDLVDTTELLVSELVTNALRHGYGDIRLRLLLDRTLVCEVWDGALLQPRRRRARETDEGGRGLQLVAMLSQSWGSRRTHRGKTVWFELALRGGASGAEPAGPSVDDLLSMY; encoded by the coding sequence GTGAGCGACAGGCCAGCAGGGGCGGTTCCGCCCGGTGACGACAGCGGTGCCGGCGGTGCCGGCGACGGTGGTCGCGTCGACGGCGTCGACAGCGCAGCGGGTATCGGCGGCGCGGACGGCCTGGACAGTGCTGACGGCCCGGGCAGCGCGGACGGCGCTGACGGCGCTGACGGGCTCGATGAGGCCGGCGGCACCCGGAACGGCGTCTGGCAGTCAAGCCCGCCCGGTTCGCTCTACGACTACATACGTGTCGCCTCTTTCGCGCTGGACCGGTACGGCCGGATCGACCAGTGGAGCCACCGCGCCGAGGAGTTCTTCGGCGTCAGCTCGGCCGAGGCACTGGGCCAGGACCCCATCGCCGCCTTCGCGCCGCCGGACGTCCAGCGGCGCGGACACGAGCGGCTCGCGCAGATCCTGGACGGCCGGGAGTGGAACGGCCTGGTGCCGTACAAGGACGCCTCCGGCGGTGAGGGCCTGGCCGAGGTCTACGTCATGCCCGCCAACGAGGGGGCGCTGTGCATCGCGGTGGACGTGGCGACGCTGCGGCAGATCGAGACCGACCTGGCCGCCTCGCAGGCCATCTTCGGGCAGTCCCCGATGGGCTTCGTGCTCTTCGACACCCGGCTGCGGCTGATCCGGGTCAACGAACGCTTCGCCACCGTCTTCGGCCGGGCCGCCGAGGAGCACCGCGGCCGCGGCCCGCACGACTTCCTCTCCCGGGTGGAGGCCGACCGGCTGACCGCCGCGCTGCGGCAGGTGCTGGAGACCGGTGAGGCGGTGCTGGACATGCCGCTGGTCGGCACCGTGCCCGGCGACCCGACCCGCCGCCGCTGGTCGATGTCGCTCTACCGGCTGCACAGCGGCTCCGGGCGGCCGATCGGCGTCGCCGGACTCGCCATGGACGTCACCGGACGGCAGCGCGCCGAACGCGAGGCCGCGCACGCCCGGCGCAATCTGGCGCTGCTGAACGAGGCGGGCTCGCGGATCGGCACCTCGCTCGACCTGGAGACCACCGCCCGCGAACTGCTGGACGTGGCGGTGCCGCACTTCTGCGACCTGGCCTCGGTCGACCTCTACCAGGCGCTGCTCTCCGGCGAGGAGGACCTGACCGGCACCGGCACCACCGACGGCAGCGGCGAGCTGCGCCGGGTGGCCTTCGCCAGCGCGGTCTCCGACGCGCCGGTGGCGATGGCCGGTGACGACGACGTGATCCCCGCCGACGGCCCGGTCTCGGTCGGCGCGGTGCACCGCTACCGGTTCGGTTCGGCCAGCGCCCGCGCGCTGCGCACCGCCCAGGCGCAGGTGCTCGACAGCGACGGCCAGGTCGGGGAGCACGGCAGCCCGTTGGTGCAGTCGACGCTCGTGGTGCCGATGGTGGCCCGGGACACCGTGCTCGGCCTGGTGCAGTTCTCCCGGGCCAAGGGCAGCGAGCCGTTCACCGGCCGGGACCGGATGCTCGCCGAGGAACTCGCCGCCCGCGCCGCCATATTCATCGACAACGCCCGCCTCTACCGCCGCGAGCACGAACGCGCGCTGATCCTCCAGCGCAGCCTCCTCCCGCCGGACGACCCGGAGGCGGTCGGCCTGGACATCGCCTGCCGTTACCTGCCCGGCAGCATGGAGACGGAAGTCGGCGGCGACTGGTTCGACGTGATCGAACTGCCGGGCCACCGCACCGCGTTGGTGGTCGGCGACGTGATGGGCCGCGGGCTGCGGGCCGCCGTCGCGATGGGCGAACTGCGCACCGCGGTCCGCACGCTGGCCATGCTCGACCTCGAACCCGCCGAGGTGCTGGGCGCGTTGGACGAGGTGGTCGCCGGACTCGGCGCCCCGGCCCACGGAGGCACCCGCCGGGCCAAGGAGCGCGGCGACGCCGACCTCGCCGAGGTCTACCTGGCCACCTGCATCTACGTCGTCTACGACTCGGTGACCCGCCGCTGCACCATCGCCAACGCGGGCCACCTGCCGCCGGTGGTGGTCGAGCCCGGGGAGACACCGCTGCTGCTCGAAGTCCCCCGGGGCGTACCGCTGGGCGTCGGCGGCGAGCCGTTCGAGGAGACCGAGGTCGAACTGACCGACGGAGCGCTGCTCGCCCTCTACACCGACGGTCTGGTGGAGTCCCGCAGCCACCCGCTGGACGAGGGGCTCGACGCCTTCCGTGATTCGCTGGCCGGGCCCGCCAGACCGCTGGAGGACATCTGCGACCACGTCCTGGCCACCTTGGACACCGCGCACGGTGAGGACGACATCGCCCTGCTGATGGCCAGGATCGACGGGCTGCCGGCGGACAAGGTCGGCGACTGGACGCTGGAGCCGCAGCCCACCTCGGTGGCCAGGGCCCGCGAACTCGCCCACGACCAGCTGCTCGACTGGGGCCTGGACGATCTGGTGGACACCACGGAGCTGCTGGTCAGCGAGCTGGTCACCAATGCGCTGCGGCACGGCTACGGGGACATCCGGCTGCGGCTGCTGCTGGACCGGACGCTGGTGTGCGAGGTGTGGGACGGTGCGCTGCTGCAGCCGCGGCGGCGCCGGGCCCGGGAGACCGACGAGGGCGGGCGCGGCCTGCAGCTGGTGGCGATGCTCAGCCAGAGCTGGGGGAGCCGGCGGACGCACCGCGGGAAGACGGTGTGGTTCGAACTGGCGCTGCGCGGCGGGGCGTCGGGGGCCGAGCCGGCCGGGCCGTCGGTGGACGACCTGCTGAGCATGTACTGA